A genomic region of Colius striatus isolate bColStr4 chromosome 20, bColStr4.1.hap1, whole genome shotgun sequence contains the following coding sequences:
- the LOC104550585 gene encoding transient receptor potential cation channel subfamily V member 2 isoform X1 — protein MDNFTNGRPGPGQRNRLMGLLETDDSVQENKPASSKKEERSGYGKKGESQPLETPYQKESSDFSPKVKINLNYRPGLISNQKDPNRFDRDKLFRAVTSGSPEALDGLLEYLRRTSKFLTNSEYTDAKTGKTCLMKALYHLKNGKNDTIPLLLEIDQKTQNPRPLVNVACSDSKYGGQTALHIAIEKRSLEVVKLLVEKGADVHARAYGDFFRKKKEGVYFYFGELPLSLAACTNQFEMVKYLIDNPHQKARLQEQDTQGNTVLHALVMIADDTEENTKFVSTTYVEILKAGVNVDPTWKLEEIANYDGLNPLQLAAKTGKVEIFKHIIQREIKEPKYRHLSRKFTEYTYGPIHVSLYDLSSIDSFEENSVLEILAYSSDTPNRYKMVVLEPLNKLLQDKWEKFASKRFYFSFASYLSFMIIFTAIAYYQPLRVKPQFPVEFTAGGFLWVSGLIIILLGGIYLIFAQSLYLRRRRQSLKTMCSDSCIEILIFIQAFSLLLSAVLYGASSENYVAVMVFSLLLGWINMLYYTRGFRRTGIYSVMIQKTILKDLLRFLLVYMIFLFGFAAALVTLMGDAPSASQNKSLAHLEGAGSHAMYGGLLSVSLELFKITIGMGDLDFYEHARFRYFVMLLLLLFVIITYILLLNMLIALMSETVTDISGYSKSVWKLQRAIAILEIEKAWLWRQGGKRRTGNFMSLGREKKDERWCFRVEEVKWTSWAKDVGVLKEDPGNNSDLEINPEETRSWKRMPQKQLRSAISEEQSLLQPQPSATEMVSLERQTRNL, from the exons ATGGATAACTTCACAAATGGGCGTCCAGGCCCAGGTCAGAGGAACAGGTTGATGGGATTGCTGGAAACAGATGACAGTGTCCAAGAAAACAAACCTGCATCtagtaaaaaggaagaaagatcgggatatggaaagaaaggagagtcACAACCCTTGGAGACACCTTATCAGAAGGAAAGCAGTGACTTCTCTCCTAAAGTCAAGATTAATCTGAACTATCGGCCAGGTCTCATCAGCAA CCAAAAGGACCCGAATCGCTTTGACAGAGACAAGCTCTTCAGAGCAGTCACAAGTGGCAGCCCTGAGGCACTGGATGGTTTACTTGAGTACTTAAGGAGGACCTCCAAATTTCTCACCAATTCTGAATACACAG ATGCAAAGACTGGGAAGACCTGCTTAATGAAAGCCCTGTATCacttgaaaaatggaaaaaatgacACAATCCCACTTTTGCTGGAAATAGACCAAAAGACACAGAATCCCAGGCCTCTTGTCAATGTGGCATGCTCTGACAGTAAATACGGAG GCCAGACAGCACTCCACATTGCCATAGAGAAAAGGAGCCTAGAAGTAGTGAAACTTCTAGTAGAGAAAGGAGCTGATGTCCATGCCAGAGCCTATGGTGATTTcttcaggaagaagaaagaaggagttTACTTTTATTTTG GTGAACTTCCTCTCTCCTTGGCTGCTTGTACCAACCAGTTTGAGATGGTGAAATATCTCATAGACAATCCCCACCAGAAAGCCAGGCTCCAGGAGCAAGATACACAGGGCAACACAGTCCTGCATGCCCTGGTGATGATTGCAGATGACACAGAGGAGAACACCAAGTTTGTGAGCACAACGTATGTGGAGATCTTGAAGGCTGGTGTGAATGTTGACCCAACATGGAAACTGGAGGAGATAGCGAATTACGATGGATTGAATCCTCTGCAGCTTGCTGCCAAGACAGGAAAAGTGGAG ATCTTCAAGCACATCATCCAAAGAGAGATCAAAGAGCCAAAGTACAGGCACCTGTCCCGCAAGTTCACCGAATACACCTACGGACCCATCCACGTGTCTCTCTATGACCTGTCCTCTATAGACAGCTTCGAGGAAAACTCTGTGCTGGAGATTCTGGCATACAGCAGTGACACACCA AATCGGTACAAGATGGTAGTTTTGGAGCCACTTAACAAACTGCTTCaagacaaatgggaaaaatttGCTTCCAAGAGATTCTACTTCAGTTTTGCCTCCTACTTGTCCTTCATGATCATCTTTACAGCCATCGCATACTATCAGCCCTTACGGGTAAAG CCTCAGTTTCCAGTGGAGTTCACAGCTGGAGGCTTCCTGTGGGTCTCTGGACTGATCATTATCTTGCTAGGAGGCATTTACCTAATCTTTGCTCAG AGTCTGTACCTGCGGAGGAGGCGCCAGTCCCTGAAGACTATGTGTTCTGACAGCTGCATTGAGATCTTGAT CTTCATCCAGGCTTTCTCATTGCTACTGTCAGCAGTCCTTTATGGTGCAAGTTCAGAAAACTACGTGGCAGTGATGGTGTTCTCCCTGCTCCTGGGATGGATCAACATGCTGTATTACACCCGGGGCTTTCGGCGCACTGGCATCTACAGTGTCATGATACAGAAG ACCATTCTGAAGGATCTGCTGCGTTTCCTCCTGGTTTATATGATCTTCCTCTTTGGCTTTGCTGCAG CTCTGGTTACACTGATGGGAGATGCTCCTTCAGCCTCTCAGAACAAGTCTCTTGCTCATCTGGAGGGTGCTGGAAGCCACGCTATGTACGGCGGGCTGCTCAGCGTctccctggagctcttcaagatcACCATTGGGATGGGTGACCTGGATTTCTATGAGCATGCCAGATTCAGATACTTCGTCatgctcctgctgcttctgtttgtgATCATCACTTACATCCTTTTGCTCAACATGCTGATTGCACTGATGAGTGAGACTGTCACAGACATTTCTGGTTATAGCAAAAGCGTCTGGAAGCTGCAG aggGCTATTGCTATTCTAGAAATAGAGAAGGCCTGGCTCTGGCGGCAAGGTGGGAAGAGGAGAACTGGCAACTTCATGTCACTGGGCCGTGAGAAGAAAGATGAGAGGTGGTGCTTCAG AGTAGAGGAGGTGAAATGGACAAGTTGGGCAAAAGATGTGGGAGTTCTTAAAGAAGACCCTGGAAACAACAGTGATTTAGAAATAAATCCAGAAG AGACAAGATCATGGAAACGGATGCCACAGAAGCAACTGAGATCAGCTATTTCAGAGGAGCAGTCACTATTGCAGCCCCAGCCATCAGCAACTGAGATGGTGTCTCTAGAGAGACAAACCAGAAACCTTTAG
- the LOC104550585 gene encoding transient receptor potential cation channel subfamily V member 2 isoform X2: MDNFTNGRPGPGQRNRLMGLLETDDSVQENKPASSKKEERSGYGKKGESQPLETPYQKESSDFSPKVKINLNYRPGLISNQKDPNRFDRDKLFRAVTSGSPEALDGLLEYLRRTSKFLTNSEYTDAKTGKTCLMKALYHLKNGKNDTIPLLLEIDQKTQNPRPLVNVACSDSKYGGQTALHIAIEKRSLEVVKLLVEKGADVHARAYGDFFRKKKEGVYFYFGELPLSLAACTNQFEMVKYLIDNPHQKARLQEQDTQGNTVLHALVMIADDTEENTKFVSTTYVEILKAGVNVDPTWKLEEIANYDGLNPLQLAAKTGKVEIFKHIIQREIKEPKYRHLSRKFTEYTYGPIHVSLYDLSSIDSFEENSVLEILAYSSDTPNRYKMVVLEPLNKLLQDKWEKFASKRFYFSFASYLSFMIIFTAIAYYQPLRVKPQFPVEFTAGGFLWVSGLIIILLGGIYLIFAQSLYLRRRRQSLKTMCSDSCIEILIFIQAFSLLLSAVLYGASSENYVAVMVFSLLLGWINMLYYTRGFRRTGIYSVMIQKTILKDLLRFLLVYMIFLFGFAAALVTLMGDAPSASQNKSLAHLEGAGSHAMYGGLLSVSLELFKITIGMGDLDFYEHARFRYFVMLLLLLFVIITYILLLNMLIALMSETVTDISGYSKSVWKLQRAIAILEIEKAWLWRQGGKRRTGNFMSLGREKKDERWCFRVEEVKWTSWAKDVGVLKEDPGNNSDLEINPEASC; the protein is encoded by the exons ATGGATAACTTCACAAATGGGCGTCCAGGCCCAGGTCAGAGGAACAGGTTGATGGGATTGCTGGAAACAGATGACAGTGTCCAAGAAAACAAACCTGCATCtagtaaaaaggaagaaagatcgggatatggaaagaaaggagagtcACAACCCTTGGAGACACCTTATCAGAAGGAAAGCAGTGACTTCTCTCCTAAAGTCAAGATTAATCTGAACTATCGGCCAGGTCTCATCAGCAA CCAAAAGGACCCGAATCGCTTTGACAGAGACAAGCTCTTCAGAGCAGTCACAAGTGGCAGCCCTGAGGCACTGGATGGTTTACTTGAGTACTTAAGGAGGACCTCCAAATTTCTCACCAATTCTGAATACACAG ATGCAAAGACTGGGAAGACCTGCTTAATGAAAGCCCTGTATCacttgaaaaatggaaaaaatgacACAATCCCACTTTTGCTGGAAATAGACCAAAAGACACAGAATCCCAGGCCTCTTGTCAATGTGGCATGCTCTGACAGTAAATACGGAG GCCAGACAGCACTCCACATTGCCATAGAGAAAAGGAGCCTAGAAGTAGTGAAACTTCTAGTAGAGAAAGGAGCTGATGTCCATGCCAGAGCCTATGGTGATTTcttcaggaagaagaaagaaggagttTACTTTTATTTTG GTGAACTTCCTCTCTCCTTGGCTGCTTGTACCAACCAGTTTGAGATGGTGAAATATCTCATAGACAATCCCCACCAGAAAGCCAGGCTCCAGGAGCAAGATACACAGGGCAACACAGTCCTGCATGCCCTGGTGATGATTGCAGATGACACAGAGGAGAACACCAAGTTTGTGAGCACAACGTATGTGGAGATCTTGAAGGCTGGTGTGAATGTTGACCCAACATGGAAACTGGAGGAGATAGCGAATTACGATGGATTGAATCCTCTGCAGCTTGCTGCCAAGACAGGAAAAGTGGAG ATCTTCAAGCACATCATCCAAAGAGAGATCAAAGAGCCAAAGTACAGGCACCTGTCCCGCAAGTTCACCGAATACACCTACGGACCCATCCACGTGTCTCTCTATGACCTGTCCTCTATAGACAGCTTCGAGGAAAACTCTGTGCTGGAGATTCTGGCATACAGCAGTGACACACCA AATCGGTACAAGATGGTAGTTTTGGAGCCACTTAACAAACTGCTTCaagacaaatgggaaaaatttGCTTCCAAGAGATTCTACTTCAGTTTTGCCTCCTACTTGTCCTTCATGATCATCTTTACAGCCATCGCATACTATCAGCCCTTACGGGTAAAG CCTCAGTTTCCAGTGGAGTTCACAGCTGGAGGCTTCCTGTGGGTCTCTGGACTGATCATTATCTTGCTAGGAGGCATTTACCTAATCTTTGCTCAG AGTCTGTACCTGCGGAGGAGGCGCCAGTCCCTGAAGACTATGTGTTCTGACAGCTGCATTGAGATCTTGAT CTTCATCCAGGCTTTCTCATTGCTACTGTCAGCAGTCCTTTATGGTGCAAGTTCAGAAAACTACGTGGCAGTGATGGTGTTCTCCCTGCTCCTGGGATGGATCAACATGCTGTATTACACCCGGGGCTTTCGGCGCACTGGCATCTACAGTGTCATGATACAGAAG ACCATTCTGAAGGATCTGCTGCGTTTCCTCCTGGTTTATATGATCTTCCTCTTTGGCTTTGCTGCAG CTCTGGTTACACTGATGGGAGATGCTCCTTCAGCCTCTCAGAACAAGTCTCTTGCTCATCTGGAGGGTGCTGGAAGCCACGCTATGTACGGCGGGCTGCTCAGCGTctccctggagctcttcaagatcACCATTGGGATGGGTGACCTGGATTTCTATGAGCATGCCAGATTCAGATACTTCGTCatgctcctgctgcttctgtttgtgATCATCACTTACATCCTTTTGCTCAACATGCTGATTGCACTGATGAGTGAGACTGTCACAGACATTTCTGGTTATAGCAAAAGCGTCTGGAAGCTGCAG aggGCTATTGCTATTCTAGAAATAGAGAAGGCCTGGCTCTGGCGGCAAGGTGGGAAGAGGAGAACTGGCAACTTCATGTCACTGGGCCGTGAGAAGAAAGATGAGAGGTGGTGCTTCAG AGTAGAGGAGGTGAAATGGACAAGTTGGGCAAAAGATGTGGGAGTTCTTAAAGAAGACCCTGGAAACAACAGTGATTTAGAAATAAATCCAGAAG CTTCCTGCTGA
- the LOC104556958 gene encoding integrin alpha-E gives MRLLLYLLFLMMVKPSRSFNVDTGKTWMTPHTASLLWPTVLQHSDGNTAMILATSSVDRGLGRLRKCTVLQEEIQCQEIPLRGKIKGSKNVQDGGIAIDRNSDWILACLQKKHRRAFTTTEDMSGVCTLLTSDLHSAAFLNLTNMVETKLNGIQRKPSNEETAGSSSACGELFGSTGNNHSCKEVGAEIAVILSGSENTEPRDFQNAKTSVLNLMKSMWQKCSKVRFAVVQHGAQIQTELSLQESCNRLSAFFKVRNIKQQSSRTDVAATLQHVLDKVFESHSSSQNVERIIIVMASGQVFVENHRLRNVMNSLEMALVKLYAPGIGEFISNKWVPEELQKVGGDWLVLSTYEDFDSFLLELERETLSDPAENIPTEEPEHGDTDSGDSKFPPWMEEDKEEEEEDDLPSGTEIAFILDGSGSITPEDFERAKAFIHKMMKTLYKKCFECDFAVVQYGFEIRTEFDLRENLDPRATLQKVLDIVQVCNVTKTASAMQHVLDSIFTESHGSRRDAAKVMVVLTDGEILLDEMNLTTVINSPQMAGIKRYAIGVSWESTWALNELRLIASGPDDSNVFQVTNYSALDGLLSTLQQSIIGIEGTQGDALEFELAQAGFNVQILDKQVLVFGAVGAFDWSGGILLYDLATSTAVFLNESKEEAKKAKYSYLGYSVAVAHTEYGPLYVAGAPRHSMRGKVLVFQDGHLKQTLQGEQVGSYFGSELCPLDVNHDGMTDLLLVGAPFYHVRGEEGRVYVYRLETETGLFTLQGHLNVQVTSPFARFGFTVATIGDINGDGYEDIAVGAPLEDQLSNSSSFGSIYIFNGDKDNIKSSFSQRVKASEISSGLQYFGQSIDGGFDFTNDGLQDITVGSLKNVVVLR, from the exons ATGAGATTGCTCCTGTATCTGCTCTTCCTAATGA tggtcAAGCCCTCAAGGAGCTTTAATGTTGACACTGGCAAGACGTGGATGACCCCACACACGGCCTCTTTGTTGTGGCCCACGGTTCTTCAGCACTCGGATGGGAACACAGCTAT GATTTTGGCAACTTCCTCAGTAGACAGAGGCCTGGGCAGGCTGAGGAAGTGCACTGTTTTGCAGGAGGAGATCCAGTGCCAGGAGATACCTCTGAGAG GAAAGATTAAAGGCTCCAAAAATGTCCAGGATGGTGGCATAGCTATTGACAGGAATTCAGATTGGATCCTG GCCTGCCTGCAGAAGAAGCACCGCCGAGCCTTCACCACGACCGAGGACATGAGCGGAGTCTGCACCCTGCTCACCAGCGACCTGCACAGCGCGGCTTTCCTCAACCTCACCAACATGG TTGAGACCAAACTAAATGGCATTCAGAGGAAACCCAGCAACGAGGAgactgctggcagcagcagtgcttgTGGTGAGCTCTTCGGCAGCACAGGAAACAACCACAGCTGCAAAG AGGTGGGAGCAGAGATTGCTGTCATTCTGAGTGGATCAGAGAACACCGAGCCCCGTGATTTCCAAAACGCCAAGACCTCTGTCCTCAATCTGATGAAGTCAATGTGGCAGAAATGCTCAAAG GTCAGGTTTGCTGTGGTGCAGCATGGAGCTCAGATCCAAACTGAACTGAGCCTGCAAGAAAGCTGCAACAGACTAAGTGCCTTCTTCAAAGTCCGAAACATCAAGCAGCAGAGCTCCCGGACTGACGTGGCAGCCACACTGCAGCATGTGTT GGATAAAGTCTTTGAAAGCCACAGCTCCAGCCAGAATGTTGAGAGGATTATCATTGTCATGGCATCTGGGCAAGTATTTGTGGAAAACCATAGGCTGAGAAATGTGATGAACTCCCTGGAAATGGCTCTGGTCAAACTCTATGCTCCTGGG ATTGGAGAGTTCATAAGCAACAAGTGGGTCCCAGAAGAGCTGCAAAAAGTTGGAGGTGACTGGTTGGTGCTGTCCACATATGAAGATTTTGACAGTTTCCTTCTGGAGTTGGAGAGAGAGACTCTGAGTGATCCAG CTGAAAATATTCCAACTGAAGAACCAGAGCACGGAGACACTGACAGTGGTGACAGCAAGTTCCCTCCCTGGATGGAGGAGGacaaagaggaggaggaggaagatgaccTGC CTTCTGGAACAGAGATTGCTTTTATCCTGGATGGATCAGGGAGCATTACACCAGAAGATTTTGAAAGGGCAAAAGCATTCATCCACAAGATGATGAAAACGCTGTATAAGAAGTGCTTTGAG TGTGATTTTGCAGTGGTGCAGTATGGGTTTGAAATCAGAACCGAGTTTGACCTGAGAGAAAACTTGGATCCTCGTGCCACCCTCCAGAAAGTCCTTGATATTGTGCAGGTGTGCAACGTGACAAAGACAGCATCTGCCATGCAGCATGTCCT GGATTCCATCTTCACTGAAAGTCACGGGTCCCGCAGGGATGCAGCCAAGGTCATGGTTGTGCTTACAGATGGGGAAATACTCCTGGATGAAATGAACTTGACAACAGTGATAAATTCACCCCAAATGGCAGGAATCAAGCGCTATGCCATCGGGGTGAGTTGGGAATCTACTTGG GCCCTAAATGAATTGCGGTTAATTGCATCTGGTCCAGATGACTCTAATGTATTTCAGGTGACCAATTATTCAGCCCTAGATGGGCTGCTTTCAACCCTGCAGCAGAGTATTATTGGTATAGAAG GTACCCAGGGTGATGCTCTGGAATTTGAGCTTGCACAAGCTGGTTTCAACGTGCAGATCTTGGATAAG CAAGTCTTGGTGTTTGGTGCGGTGGGCGCCTTCGACTGGTCTGGTGGCATTCTGCTGTATGATCTGGCAACCAGCACTGCTGTTTTCCTGAATGAATCTAAAGAAGAAGCCAAAAAAGCTAAATACAGTTACCTAG GGTACAGCGTGGCAGTGGCACACACAGAGTATGGACCCTTGTATGTGGCTGGAGCTCCACGACACAGCATGAGAGGGAAGGTGTTGGTGTTTCAGGATGGCCACTTAAAGCAAACCCTGCAAGGAGAACAG GTTGGATCTTATTTTGGATCTGAGCTCTGCCCACTTGATGTGAACCATGATGGGATGACAGATCTTCTCCTTGTTGGAGCTCCGTTTTACCACGTCcgaggggaagaaggaagggttTACGTCTATCGCCTGGAGAcagag ACTGGTTTATTCACCTTGCAAGGACACTTAAATGTGCAGGTGACCTCTccttttgcaaggtttgggtttACTGTGGCTACCATTGGAGACATCAATGGGGATGGATATGAGGATATTGCAGTTGGAGCCCCCCTTGAAGATCAGCTTTCAAACAGTTCCTCTTTTGGCAGCATT